From the genome of Desulfovibrio aminophilus:
TAGATGAGCGCCGTGATCATGATGTTCACCTGGTACATGGTGCCGACCAGGGGGAAGCAGGCCGCGGCCACGAGGATTCCGGCCAGCACCGGCGCGTAGACCCGGCGGTCGCTGCTCAGCCGATGCAGGAAACCGGCCTTGCCGCCGGCCCCGGCCTCCTCCTGCTGCTCGCCGACCTGGCGCTTGCTCAGGAGGTAGCGCCAGACATAGGAGAAGATGAACGCGCCCACGCCCACGTAGAGCATGTTCATGAAGCGCCACTGCACGACCTTCTCGATGGTGTTCACCCGGATCACCATGAGCGGGAAGGTCAGGAACATGAACCAGACGCTGGTGATTATCGCTCGCTTGAATTGATCCATAGCCGTCTCTTTGCTCGTGTTCGATTGTCCGGGGCCTCAGACCTTCTGAGTCGGCGGCTTGCCGAGAATCCCCGACGGCCGGAAGATGAGGATGAGCACCAGGAGGAGGAAGGCGAACACGTCCTCGTAGTCGCTGGAGACGTAGCCCGTGGCGAAGCTCTCGGTCCAGCCGAGGACCAGGCCGCCGAGCATGGCCCCGGGGATGCTCCCGATGCCGCCCAGGACGGCCGCCGTAAAGGCCTTGAGCCCGGCCAGGAAGCCGATCATGAAGTTGATCTGGCCCACGTGCGAGGCGATGAGCACGCCGCCCACGGCCGCCAGGGCCGAACCGATGATGAAGGTGAGCGAGATGACCCGGTCCACGTTCACGCCCACCAGCATGGCCATCTTGCTGTTCTGGGCCGTGGCCCGCATGGCCTTGCCCATGCGCGTGAACTTGATGAACAGTGTCAGCCCGGCGCAGGACACCGCCGTGGCCAGGATGATGAAGACGCCGGACGAGCCGATGTAGCTCTGCAGCGGGCCCAGGGGCAGCTCGGGCATGAGCCGGGGGAAGGGCAGGAAGTCCGGGGTCTGGGCCAGCATGACGTAATTCTGCAGGAAGATGGACATGCCGATGGCCGAGATGAGCGGAGACAGCCGGGGCGCGCCGCGCAGGGGCTTGTAGGCGATCTTCTCCACCGTGAAGCCGTAGGCGGCGGACCAGACGATGGCCGCGGCCAGGGCGATGGCCAGGATGGCCAGGGCCGGGAAGCCCAGGGCGGTGAGGACGCCGGCCACGACCAGGGCGGTGAAGGCCCCGATCATGTAGATTTCGCCGTGCGCGAAGTTGATGAGTTCGATGATGCCGTAGACCATCGTGTAGCCCACGGCGATGAGGGCGTAGATGCTGCCCCGGGTCAATCCGCTGAAGAAGAGTTCGAAGAAATAGTCCATGGCCGTCCTGTCGATCAAGGCGCTTGGCGGCCCTGATACGGGCCATTGCGGAGAAATGCAAGGGGACAGGCGTCGGGCCTGCCCCCTTGCGTTTTCAGCTTCGGGAGCCGAGGCTCCGTGGTTCTACTTCAATTCGACGTACTTGCCGCCCTGGACCTGGTAGATGGCGAAGCCGACGCCCTCGGCGTCGCCGCGCGCGTCGAACTTGATCTTGCCCACCGGGGTTTCGACGTACTCGGTGTGCAGGGCCTTCACGATGTCGTCGTACTTGGTGGACTTGGCCTTGTCGATGGCGTTCAGCAGGGCCTGGGCCGCGGAGTAGGCCTCGAAGAAGAAGGCGCCGGGATCGGAGCCGAAGGTCTTCTTGTGGGCCTCCAGGGCCTGGGCGTACATCGGGTTCTTGGAGATGTCCCGGGGACCGGTGGCGTAGACGCCCTCGGCGAACTCGCCCGCGACCTTGATGAAGGTGTCGTCCTTCACGCCGTCGTCGGAGAGGAAGGGAGTCTTCATGTCCTTCTTGCGCATCTGGGTCACGATCTTGGAGGCCTCGGGATGGTAGCCGCCGTAAATCACGCCGTCGGCGCCGGAGGACTTGATCTTCTGGACCACGGCGGAATAGTCCACCGCGCCGGGGGTCACGCCCTCGAAGAGGACCACCTCGGCCTTGCCGCTCTCGGTGATGAACTTCTGCGCGTATTCGGCGAAGCCCTTGCCGTAGTCGCCCTTGTCATGGATGATGGCCAGCTTCTTGAGGCCCAGGGTCTCCAGGACGAACTTCACTTCCAGGGCGGCCTGGGCGTCGTCGGAGGCGATGGTGCGGAAGAAGACCGGGTAGTCGCCGCTCTGGGTCAGGGCCGGGTTGGTGGCCGAGGGCGACATGCAGACGATCTTGGACTCGGTGTAGATCGGCAGGGCGGCCTTGGTGGCGCCGGAGCAGATGTGGCCGAGCACCAGGGTGACCTTGTCGGAGACCAGCTTGGTGGCGGCGTTGGTGGCCATCTCGGGCTTGCACTGGTCGTCCTGGGGCACGACCTCGACCTGCATGCCGTTGACGCCGCCCTTGGCGTTGTAGTCGGCGGCCACGAGCTTGGCGGCGTTCAGGGTGGGCAGGCCGTAGGAGGCCAGGTCGCCGGAATGGGCGCCCGCCACGCCGAGGATGATCTTGCCGGCGGCCGGAGCGGCGGCCGGAGCGGCCTGTTCGGTCTTGGCGGCTTCCTTCTTCTCCTCCTTCTTCTCCTGGGCGCAGCCGGCGACCAGGAACAGGCTCATGGCCAGGAAGAGAGCCAACGCAGTCCATTTACCTTTCATCGCGTCCTCCTCTGAAAAAACAGACAGCTGGGAAAAACCACCGAAGGGGCCCCGGGCCCGCTCCGGCCGTGTCATCGTTCCACAAGCGTCGGACCGTGGTCGTGGTTGTCCGCGAAGCCCGACATTTTAGTAAGATGCGCCGTCATGTCAACAGCCGGGTGAGGCTTGGCTCCACTCCGAAACCCGGCTCACTTGCCCTCCAGTTCCTTGGCCGCCTCCTGGCGCAGCCCGGGATCAGCCGCCTTGCTGGCTACGACCGCGCGGAAATGCCCGGCGGCCTCCTCGGGCTTGTTCAAAAAGTGCTTCAGCACGATGCCCAGGTTGAAATGGCTCACGGCGTCGCTCGGCTCCACTTTGAGGATCGCGGCGAAGGCCTCGGCGGCCTTGTCGTATTCCTTCATCTCGAAGCGGACCATGCCCAGCCCGCGCAGGACGTTGGGATCGCCGGGCTTGAGGGCCTGGGCCTTCTCCAGGAAGACCAGGGCCCGATCATGGGCCTGCATGGAGAGGAAGAGATCGGCCAGTTCCAGGAGCGTGGGCAGGTCCTCGGGATTCTCGCCCATCTTCTTCATGAGCGCCTGGACCCGGGCCATGTCCATGCCCCCCTGCCCTCCCATGCCGGGCGGGGTCTGGCCCTGGGAGCGCATCTCCACCCGCAGGGAGGGGTGCTCCATGCGGTACCAGAAGGACGTCACGAAAATCACGCCCAGAATCCCGGCCATGACCAGGACGAGCAGACGGCGGCCGGTGGCGGTGTTCTCAGGCATCGTTGAGGCGCTCCAGTTGGCGCACGCGCCTTTCCAGTCCGGCCGAACGGCCCGCCAGGAAGGCCAGATAGCCCCCCAGGCCGAGCCAGACGACCACGTTGGCCGCGAAAAGATAGCTCATCGACATTCCATTCATCCTTGTATGGGTTCGTTTTCCAGGGAGCGGGCGCGCAGGGCGTCCAGCCGCGCCGCGGCGCGGGCCTGGCCGTAGCGGGCCAGCACCAGGCAGAGCCAGAACAGGCCCACGGCCACGATTCCGGCCACCACGGTGTGCCGCATCTCGGGCTCCAGCCCGCCGCCCTGGCTGCCGAAGACCGCCGGGTGCACGCTGCGCCAGAGCCGGGCGGAAAGAAAGACCAGCGGGACGTCCAGGAAGGCCACCACGCCGAGCACGGCGCAGACCTGCGCGCGGCGCTCGCCGCCCAGGGGCGAGGCCCGCAGCAGAAGGTAGCCCGCGTAGACGAACCACATGACCAGGGTGGTGGTCAGCCGGGGGTCCCAGGTCCACCAGACGTTCCAGGCCGCGCGGCCCCAGATGGAGCCGGTGATGAGCACCAGCGCGGAGAAGACCACGCCGATCTCGGCGGCGGCCCCGGCCAGGGCGTCCAGGGCCGGACGGGGCCGGACGAGGTAGCCCGCGCTGGCCGCGAAGACCACCAGGAAGCTGACGAAGGCCCACATGGCCAGGGGCAGGTGCAGGTAGAAGATCTTCTGGACCAGGCCCATGGTGGCCTCCACGGGCGCGTAGAACCAGATCATGTACTGGAAGAGGCAGAGGGCCGGGATCGAGATCAGGGCCAGGATTTTCAGCTTGGGCATGGGAACTCCGAACTATTCCTCGCCGGTATACACAAACGGGAAAAGGATCAAGCCCGCGCCCAGGAACAGGGCGTCGAAGGCGCCCATGAGCCCGAGCCAGGACAGGTCCGGGGCCTGGGCCGCGAAGACCTGGGTGAAGAGCTTGATGCCGCCGAGCAGCACGGGCAGCAGCAAGGGAAAGAGGATCACCGAGAGCAGCGACTCCCGCGCGGCCTGCCCCTGGGACAGCGCGCCCAACAGAGCCCCCAGGGCCACCAGCCCCAGGTCCGCCGTGAGCAGGGCCGCGGGCGCGAGCCACCACGTCCCGCCCATGTCCTGGCCCAGGAAGACCACCGAGGCGGGCAGGAACACGGCCTGGGACAGGAGCAGGAGACAGAGCCCGGCCAGCCCCTTGCCCAGCCAGATGGCCTGGGGCGCCAGGGGCGCGGACAGGAGTCCCAGCCGCGAGCCGTTGGCCTCCTCCAGGGCGAAGAGGTCGTTGACCACGAGCACCAGGCCGAAGGCCGAGGCCAGCCAGAAGATGGCCGCCGCGGACTGGGGCGGAGTCAACTCCCCGGCCGGTCGCGACAGGCTGAACAGGAAGATGAGCAGCAGGCCGAGGAGGATCGCCTGGACCAACCCCTGGCCGCCCACGGTGAGCCGCAGGTCCTTGGCCGCGATGATTCCGGCGCGCCTCAGCATGCGGGGGCCTCCGGGCGGTAGGCGGCGGCGGGCCCGAAGAAGGCCGCCCGGCCCCGGTCCAGGGCCAGGAGCAGGTCCGCCCTGCCCCGGTCGCCCTCCAGGTCGTGGCTGACCCAGACCACGGCCGCCCCGCGCCCGCGCAGGCCCGCGACCTCGGTCCGCAGGATGTCCTGGGAGGCCGCGTCCAGGCCCGTGCCCGGCTCGTCCAGGAAGAGCAGCTCCGGCTCCACCAGGAAGACCCGGGCCAGGTTCAGCCGCTGGGCCATGCCCCGGGAGAAGCCGCCCGCCCGCTCCTGGGCCACGCGGGCCAGCCCCACGCGGGCCAGAACCGCGGCGAGCCGGTCCTCGTCGGCGGGCAGACCGTACATCCGGGCCCAGAAGGCCAGGTTGTCGCGGGCCGAGAGCCGGGGATAGATGAAGGTGGCGTGGCCCAGGTAGGCCGTGCGGGCTTCGGCCGCGAC
Proteins encoded in this window:
- a CDS encoding branched-chain amino acid ABC transporter substrate-binding protein, which produces MKGKWTALALFLAMSLFLVAGCAQEKKEEKKEAAKTEQAAPAAAPAAGKIILGVAGAHSGDLASYGLPTLNAAKLVAADYNAKGGVNGMQVEVVPQDDQCKPEMATNAATKLVSDKVTLVLGHICSGATKAALPIYTESKIVCMSPSATNPALTQSGDYPVFFRTIASDDAQAALEVKFVLETLGLKKLAIIHDKGDYGKGFAEYAQKFITESGKAEVVLFEGVTPGAVDYSAVVQKIKSSGADGVIYGGYHPEASKIVTQMRKKDMKTPFLSDDGVKDDTFIKVAGEFAEGVYATGPRDISKNPMYAQALEAHKKTFGSDPGAFFFEAYSAAQALLNAIDKAKSTKYDDIVKALHTEYVETPVGKIKFDARGDAEGVGFAIYQVQGGKYVELK
- a CDS encoding CcmD family protein, with protein sequence MSYLFAANVVVWLGLGGYLAFLAGRSAGLERRVRQLERLNDA
- a CDS encoding cytochrome c biogenesis protein, which produces MPKLKILALISIPALCLFQYMIWFYAPVEATMGLVQKIFYLHLPLAMWAFVSFLVVFAASAGYLVRPRPALDALAGAAAEIGVVFSALVLITGSIWGRAAWNVWWTWDPRLTTTLVMWFVYAGYLLLRASPLGGERRAQVCAVLGVVAFLDVPLVFLSARLWRSVHPAVFGSQGGGLEPEMRHTVVAGIVAVGLFWLCLVLARYGQARAAARLDALRARSLENEPIQG
- a CDS encoding branched-chain amino acid ABC transporter permease produces the protein MDYFFELFFSGLTRGSIYALIAVGYTMVYGIIELINFAHGEIYMIGAFTALVVAGVLTALGFPALAILAIALAAAIVWSAAYGFTVEKIAYKPLRGAPRLSPLISAIGMSIFLQNYVMLAQTPDFLPFPRLMPELPLGPLQSYIGSSGVFIILATAVSCAGLTLFIKFTRMGKAMRATAQNSKMAMLVGVNVDRVISLTFIIGSALAAVGGVLIASHVGQINFMIGFLAGLKAFTAAVLGGIGSIPGAMLGGLVLGWTESFATGYVSSDYEDVFAFLLLVLILIFRPSGILGKPPTQKV
- a CDS encoding ABC transporter ATP-binding protein; translated protein: MSAVPLLSARRLTKFYGDKLVFRDVSLELGPGSVLLVVGGNGAGKSTLLKILAGLLKPSEGKVETVAAEARTAYLGHATFIYPRLSARDNLAFWARMYGLPADEDRLAAVLARVGLARVAQERAGGFSRGMAQRLNLARVFLVEPELLFLDEPGTGLDAASQDILRTEVAGLRGRGAAVVWVSHDLEGDRGRADLLLALDRGRAAFFGPAAAYRPEAPAC
- a CDS encoding heme exporter protein CcmB; translation: MLRRAGIIAAKDLRLTVGGQGLVQAILLGLLLIFLFSLSRPAGELTPPQSAAAIFWLASAFGLVLVVNDLFALEEANGSRLGLLSAPLAPQAIWLGKGLAGLCLLLLSQAVFLPASVVFLGQDMGGTWWLAPAALLTADLGLVALGALLGALSQGQAARESLLSVILFPLLLPVLLGGIKLFTQVFAAQAPDLSWLGLMGAFDALFLGAGLILFPFVYTGEE
- a CDS encoding tetratricopeptide repeat protein produces the protein MPENTATGRRLLVLVMAGILGVIFVTSFWYRMEHPSLRVEMRSQGQTPPGMGGQGGMDMARVQALMKKMGENPEDLPTLLELADLFLSMQAHDRALVFLEKAQALKPGDPNVLRGLGMVRFEMKEYDKAAEAFAAILKVEPSDAVSHFNLGIVLKHFLNKPEEAAGHFRAVVASKAADPGLRQEAAKELEGK